The Pyrococcus horikoshii OT3 genome includes a window with the following:
- a CDS encoding MFS transporter yields MPLGRDFWLFSVGRWISTAGWTIQDVAVPLYVLDKTGSGTMMSAFVMAELIPRIILNPLAGVIGDRYNRKHLMVGFDLARGVLLFLIIALNMLELRELLIVQVIMSAMGSFFSAGTSAMFPDLVPKEELMQANSILQMGTQVINVISPALGGLIYGLGGIRAAILVNAISFFGSGLFEILIRYEWRRKAGKLTITKVVEEFLEALNLIKNSQMLTVIISFSVILNALLNPLFAVVFPYMVRVVVKLSAFQFGTVQTSLTLGMLVGNLIIAGILRESATKHIFKALAIQEFFLLMIPFTPRLYYPENYFAILTIVFIIGVFNVLVNIPILTKLQREVPEEYRARIFSTLETLVMSATPVGMALIGPAVDKLGYLRVTLSLTLIGILITLYYWVRYSKLLVSLNI; encoded by the coding sequence ATGCCACTAGGCAGGGACTTCTGGCTATTTTCAGTTGGTAGATGGATATCAACAGCAGGCTGGACTATTCAGGACGTGGCCGTTCCTCTCTATGTTTTGGATAAGACCGGAAGCGGAACGATGATGAGCGCCTTTGTCATGGCCGAGCTAATTCCCAGGATAATCCTCAATCCACTTGCGGGAGTCATAGGGGACAGGTACAATAGAAAACACCTTATGGTTGGCTTTGACCTTGCCAGGGGAGTGCTCCTCTTCCTAATTATAGCTCTCAACATGCTCGAATTAAGGGAGTTGTTAATAGTTCAGGTGATAATGTCCGCAATGGGCTCCTTCTTTTCTGCGGGTACTTCGGCCATGTTTCCGGATCTAGTTCCTAAGGAGGAATTAATGCAAGCGAACTCGATTCTACAGATGGGAACCCAGGTAATAAATGTCATAAGTCCGGCCCTTGGTGGGCTTATCTACGGCCTCGGAGGAATAAGAGCAGCAATACTCGTGAACGCAATAAGCTTCTTTGGTTCCGGTCTATTTGAAATACTTATAAGGTATGAGTGGAGGAGGAAGGCTGGAAAGCTTACCATTACAAAAGTAGTCGAAGAATTCCTGGAAGCCCTTAACTTAATAAAGAACTCCCAGATGTTAACGGTAATTATATCATTTTCCGTAATCTTAAACGCCCTCTTAAACCCCCTCTTTGCAGTAGTGTTCCCTTACATGGTAAGGGTAGTTGTAAAGCTCTCAGCTTTCCAATTTGGTACAGTACAGACATCCTTAACACTTGGAATGCTCGTAGGAAACCTTATAATAGCTGGAATTTTAAGGGAGTCGGCAACTAAGCATATATTTAAGGCCTTAGCAATTCAAGAATTCTTCCTACTAATGATACCATTTACACCAAGGCTATACTATCCAGAGAATTACTTCGCAATACTCACCATAGTGTTCATAATAGGAGTGTTTAATGTTCTCGTTAACATACCCATACTAACTAAGTTACAGAGGGAGGTTCCTGAGGAGTACAGGGCCAGGATCTTCTCAACCCTTGAAACCCTCGTCATGAGTGCAACGCCAGTGGGAATGGCCCTCATAGGGCCAGCTGTTGATAAGCTGGGCTACCTGAGGGTGACTTTAAGTTTAACCTTAATTGGAATCCTAATAACATTGTACTATTGGGTTAGGTACTCTAAACTACTCGTCTCTCTAAACATTTAA
- a CDS encoding DUF4097 family beta strand repeat-containing protein translates to MIFYGIKRVIVSSVNGSIRVKGSNIDYVKLEYEIQGDADVRIEREEDTLIIKEKLKRRWILGILGRDGKVNISLTVPSEVEVEITSVNGPIRAENCRITGIKSTNSSITLKDAKIGKVHTVNGTVRGSVKLTEEPEVKTVNGNIDLKIYEIEGDGKISTVNGGVNLTIMDDVKINAKTVTGKIEVPPMEGVHELRIATVNGSITVEKA, encoded by the coding sequence ATGATATTCTATGGAATAAAGAGGGTTATAGTAAGTTCTGTTAACGGTTCTATAAGAGTTAAAGGATCCAATATCGATTACGTTAAGCTCGAATATGAGATTCAAGGCGATGCTGACGTTAGGATCGAACGGGAAGAGGATACCTTGATAATTAAGGAGAAACTTAAGAGAAGATGGATTCTCGGCATATTGGGAAGGGATGGCAAGGTTAATATTAGCCTAACGGTTCCTTCTGAAGTTGAAGTCGAAATAACGAGCGTTAACGGGCCAATAAGAGCTGAAAACTGTAGGATTACAGGGATTAAGAGTACGAACTCTAGTATAACCCTAAAAGATGCTAAAATAGGAAAGGTGCACACCGTGAACGGAACGGTAAGAGGGTCAGTAAAACTGACCGAAGAGCCAGAGGTAAAGACAGTAAACGGAAATATCGACCTTAAGATATACGAGATTGAAGGGGATGGAAAGATAAGTACCGTAAATGGGGGCGTTAATCTAACAATTATGGATGACGTTAAAATAAATGCAAAAACGGTGACCGGGAAGATCGAAGTTCCTCCTATGGAAGGAGTTCACGAGCTCAGGATAGCAACTGTAAATGGCTCCATAACGGTTGAAAAAGCCTAG